Proteins encoded within one genomic window of bacterium:
- a CDS encoding glycosyltransferase family 1 protein: MRIVWVSPHCWPDHILREDGLGKKSQGGQTVVMYQATIALAEAFLDLQVDIYARYEDGDSVEIDIHPRVRIIRLPLGPTDRYLPKEEFWGPPIEGFVGEVAAYAKARGLRYDLIHGHYADGWYVAHHLAKRWKVPFLCATHSLGIRKRDNALRMKEGTAEELDEKYSFSARIQHEQAALDAADCICPLTIEEGAYIADKYAADPAKIRVVNNGVMVSDFYPPDEQKLVALRSRLNLGPDDLPVLLIARLDPRKGQRELIEAAPLVVEQVRRASAKNVKFLFVAWVETAFSRSLERRVDELGIREHVIYHPPVLNKEIAAFFWASAVYSLSSSYDIFPIVMLEAMASGLPVVATKNGGPSEIISPGEEGYLVEPTDREELAAALVKVLADEKERARLGMNAHRKVVARYTWARIAERMMGVYREVLPQKRVGA; this comes from the coding sequence ATGCGAATCGTCTGGGTCTCCCCACACTGCTGGCCCGACCACATACTTCGCGAGGACGGACTCGGGAAGAAGTCCCAGGGGGGGCAGACGGTGGTGATGTATCAGGCCACCATCGCGCTTGCCGAGGCCTTCCTCGATCTCCAGGTCGACATCTACGCGCGTTACGAGGACGGCGACAGCGTCGAGATCGACATCCACCCGCGCGTGCGGATCATCCGCCTGCCGCTCGGGCCCACCGATCGCTATCTGCCCAAGGAGGAATTCTGGGGCCCTCCGATCGAAGGGTTCGTCGGCGAAGTCGCCGCCTATGCCAAGGCGCGCGGACTGCGCTACGACCTGATTCACGGGCACTACGCCGACGGCTGGTACGTCGCGCATCATCTCGCCAAGCGGTGGAAGGTGCCCTTTCTCTGCGCCACCCACAGCCTCGGAATTCGCAAGCGGGACAACGCGCTGCGCATGAAGGAGGGCACCGCGGAGGAGCTCGACGAGAAGTACAGCTTCAGCGCGCGCATCCAGCACGAACAGGCCGCTCTCGACGCGGCCGACTGCATCTGCCCGCTGACCATCGAGGAGGGGGCCTATATCGCCGACAAGTACGCCGCAGATCCGGCGAAGATACGGGTTGTCAACAACGGGGTAATGGTCTCCGACTTCTATCCGCCCGACGAGCAGAAGCTCGTTGCGCTCCGCTCCCGCCTGAACCTGGGCCCGGACGACCTCCCGGTGCTGCTGATCGCGCGGCTCGACCCGAGAAAGGGGCAGCGGGAGCTGATCGAAGCTGCGCCCCTGGTCGTCGAGCAGGTCCGGCGCGCCAGCGCGAAGAACGTCAAGTTCCTCTTCGTCGCCTGGGTGGAAACGGCTTTCTCCAGGAGTCTCGAGCGCCGCGTGGATGAGCTCGGCATCCGCGAGCACGTCATCTACCACCCGCCGGTGCTCAACAAGGAGATCGCAGCGTTCTTCTGGGCCAGCGCCGTCTATTCGCTGTCGTCGAGCTACGACATCTTCCCCATCGTGATGCTCGAGGCCATGGCTTCCGGTCTTCCCGTGGTAGCCACCAAGAACGGCGGTCCGAGCGAGATCATCAGTCCCGGAGAAGAGGGCTATCTCGTTGAGCCGACGGACCGCGAGGAGCTGGCCGCGGCCCTCGTCAAGGTGCTGGCCGACGAGAAGGAGCGAGCCCGCCTGGGCATGAACGCCCACCGGAAGGTGGTTGCCCGGTACACGTGGGCCCGAATCGCCGAAAGGATGATGGGGGTCTACCGGGAAGTGCTGCCGCAAAAGCGCGTGGGCGCCTAG
- the galE gene encoding UDP-glucose 4-epimerase GalE produces MRTFLIVGGAGYIGSHMVKALLEKGHEVITLDDLNTGHREAVVGGTFVEGDLGDRAVLDRIFGDLAVDCVMHFAALSLVEESVREPLAYYRNNAGKTTNLLLAMKEHGVDRFIFSSTAAIYGEPERIPIAEEDPTGPKNPYGRSKLFIEQMLSDCEAAHGLRFATLRYFNAAGADPSGLIGEDHSPETHLIPIVLQAALGQRPHVQIFGTDWDTPDGTCLRDYVHVNDLVEAHLLAAEHLMDNGKSIICNLGCETGYSVKEIIEVASKVTGRPIEAIDAPRRAGDPARLVASSEKIRAELGWRPRFGDPEAILQTAWNWHCNHPHGYRS; encoded by the coding sequence ATGCGCACTTTCCTCATAGTCGGCGGGGCCGGCTACATCGGCTCTCATATGGTCAAGGCCTTGCTGGAAAAGGGCCACGAGGTGATCACCCTCGACGACCTCAACACGGGCCACCGCGAGGCCGTGGTGGGCGGCACGTTCGTGGAGGGCGACCTGGGAGATCGGGCTGTCTTGGATCGGATCTTCGGTGACCTCGCCGTCGACTGCGTGATGCACTTCGCCGCGCTGAGCCTCGTCGAGGAGTCGGTCCGGGAGCCGCTCGCCTACTACCGGAACAACGCCGGCAAGACGACCAATCTGCTGCTGGCGATGAAGGAGCACGGGGTCGACCGATTCATCTTCTCCTCGACCGCCGCCATCTACGGCGAGCCGGAGCGGATTCCGATCGCCGAGGAGGATCCCACCGGCCCGAAGAACCCCTACGGCCGCTCGAAGCTGTTCATCGAACAGATGCTCAGCGACTGCGAGGCGGCCCACGGCCTGAGATTCGCCACGCTGCGCTACTTCAACGCGGCCGGCGCCGACCCGTCCGGACTGATCGGAGAGGATCACTCGCCGGAGACGCATCTGATCCCGATCGTCTTGCAGGCGGCACTGGGCCAGCGGCCGCACGTCCAGATCTTCGGCACCGACTGGGACACGCCAGACGGCACCTGTTTGAGGGACTACGTCCACGTCAACGATCTGGTGGAGGCCCACCTCCTGGCCGCAGAACATCTGATGGACAACGGGAAGAGCATCATCTGCAACCTGGGCTGCGAAACGGGCTATTCGGTGAAGGAGATCATCGAGGTAGCTTCGAAGGTCACCGGCCGCCCGATCGAGGCGATCGACGCGCCCCGCCGCGCCGGCGACCCAGCGCGCCTCGTCGCCTCTTCCGAGAAGATCCGCGCCGAGCTCGGATGGCGCCCTCGCTTCGGCGACCCGGAGGCGATCCTGCAGACGGCCTGGAACTGGCACTGCAATCACCCGCACGGCTATCGGAGCTAG